One genomic segment of Mesoterricola silvestris includes these proteins:
- a CDS encoding PAS domain S-box protein yields MTFGTKSMVLVAAFAASLVLILGGGLAAAFHLWRWTPFLAAGLVLNAAVAGFLWKGLGLMAARCAEGERERDGLRDQAALLRFALDGGEDGVRIVDAAGAERDRNPSYSRLWGLEGPSRDEEDIILAQLKDPDGYLAREAAPSGVDILDLWDGRVLERRSRPYRTGGGEALRVWQFRDITSRARADRFVNRLSQAVEQSPVSILITDTAGNIEFINTQFTELTGFALDEALGQTPRILKSGLTDPRTYAELWAAITAGDVWVGELQNRKKDGELFWERATISPMRDADGVITHFLGMKQDITRQKQLEQQLRHSQKLEAVGLLAGGVAHDFNNVLQVINGYGTLMQLGQGPDDPDRDALAEILKAAERAAQLTHSLLAFSRKQVMSPRTLDLNTVVGNVEKLLRRIIGADVRLEVARHPEALPVHVDLGQMEQVFMNLATNARDAMPAGGTLTLATRPFRLDEAFRAARGFGRPGDYALLEVKDSGEGMDEETQKRIFDPFFTTREMGRGTGLGLASVYGIVKQHKGYILVNSEPGAGSAFRVLVPISASDTPDPQERDRGESGVRGTETILVVEDELPVRAMTELVLARSGYRVLLAADGQEAVDVFRANRDAIDFILMDIIMPRKGGRQAYEEIRRERPGVKVLFISGYTADFIQDRGELDPGMDLIMKPVQPLALLGRIREILDRPPSPPGSADPSGSPAAPAAPAPSPASRA; encoded by the coding sequence ATGACCTTTGGAACGAAATCCATGGTCCTGGTCGCCGCCTTCGCGGCCTCCCTGGTCCTCATCCTGGGCGGCGGGCTCGCCGCGGCCTTCCACCTGTGGCGGTGGACGCCCTTCCTGGCGGCGGGGCTGGTCCTCAACGCGGCCGTGGCGGGGTTCCTGTGGAAGGGGCTGGGCCTCATGGCGGCGCGCTGCGCCGAAGGGGAGCGGGAGCGGGACGGCCTCCGGGACCAGGCCGCCCTCCTGCGCTTCGCCCTGGACGGCGGCGAGGACGGCGTGCGCATCGTGGACGCCGCCGGCGCCGAGCGGGACCGCAATCCGTCCTACTCCCGCCTGTGGGGCCTGGAGGGGCCTTCCCGGGACGAGGAGGACATCATCCTGGCCCAGCTCAAGGATCCCGACGGCTACCTGGCCCGGGAGGCGGCGCCGTCGGGGGTGGATATCCTGGACCTGTGGGACGGGCGGGTCCTGGAGCGCCGCTCCCGGCCCTACCGCACCGGGGGCGGCGAGGCCCTGCGGGTCTGGCAGTTCCGGGACATCACCTCCCGGGCCCGGGCGGACCGGTTCGTGAACCGGCTCTCCCAGGCCGTGGAGCAGAGCCCCGTCTCCATCCTCATCACCGACACCGCCGGGAACATCGAATTCATCAACACGCAATTCACCGAACTCACCGGCTTCGCCCTGGACGAGGCCCTGGGCCAAACGCCGCGCATCCTCAAGTCGGGCCTCACGGATCCGCGCACCTACGCGGAGCTGTGGGCCGCCATCACCGCCGGCGACGTGTGGGTGGGCGAGCTCCAGAACCGCAAGAAGGACGGCGAGCTCTTCTGGGAGCGGGCCACCATCAGCCCCATGCGGGACGCGGACGGGGTGATCACCCACTTCCTGGGCATGAAGCAGGATATAACCCGGCAGAAGCAGCTGGAGCAGCAGCTGCGCCATTCCCAGAAGCTGGAGGCCGTGGGGCTCCTGGCGGGGGGCGTGGCCCACGACTTCAACAACGTGCTGCAGGTGATCAACGGCTACGGCACGCTCATGCAGCTCGGACAGGGCCCCGACGATCCCGACCGGGACGCCCTGGCCGAGATCCTCAAGGCCGCGGAACGCGCCGCCCAGCTCACCCACAGCCTGCTGGCCTTCAGCCGAAAGCAGGTGATGAGCCCCCGGACCCTGGACCTCAACACCGTCGTCGGCAACGTGGAGAAGCTCCTGCGGCGGATCATCGGCGCCGACGTGCGGCTGGAGGTGGCCCGGCATCCCGAGGCCCTGCCGGTGCACGTGGACCTGGGCCAGATGGAGCAGGTGTTCATGAACCTGGCCACCAACGCCCGGGACGCCATGCCCGCCGGGGGCACCCTGACCCTCGCCACCCGCCCCTTCCGCCTGGACGAGGCGTTCCGGGCCGCCCGCGGCTTCGGACGCCCCGGCGACTACGCCCTCCTGGAGGTGAAGGACTCGGGGGAGGGCATGGACGAGGAAACCCAGAAGCGCATCTTCGACCCCTTCTTCACCACCCGGGAGATGGGCCGCGGCACGGGGCTGGGGCTCGCCTCGGTGTACGGCATCGTCAAGCAGCACAAGGGCTACATCCTCGTGAACAGCGAGCCCGGGGCGGGTTCCGCCTTCCGCGTCCTGGTGCCGATCAGCGCCTCGGACACCCCGGATCCCCAGGAACGGGACCGGGGGGAATCCGGCGTGCGCGGCACCGAGACCATCCTCGTGGTGGAGGACGAGCTTCCGGTGCGCGCCATGACCGAGCTGGTGCTGGCGAGGTCCGGCTACCGGGTCCTGCTGGCCGCCGACGGCCAGGAGGCGGTGGACGTCTTCCGCGCGAACCGGGACGCCATCGATTTCATTCTCATGGACATCATCATGCCCCGGAAGGGCGGCCGCCAGGCCTACGAGGAGATCCGCCGGGAGCGCCCCGGCGTGAAGGTCCTCTTCATCAGCGGGTACACCGCCGACTTCATCCAGGACCGCGGGGAGCTGGACCCGGGCATGGACCTCATCATGAAGCCGGTGCAGCCCCTGGCGCTTCTGGGCCGGATCCGGGAGATCCTGGACCGGCCCCCATCGCCTCCAGGGTCCGCAGATCCGTCGGGGTCCCCCGCCGCTCCAGCAGCGCCCGCACCGAGTCCCGCTTCGCGGGCGTGA
- a CDS encoding molybdopterin-containing oxidoreductase family protein: MIVRRSVCPYDCPDACGLLVEVEDGLAVSVKGDPEHPHSRGSLCPKMTRYPDTVHNPRRLTVPLLRTGPKGSGAFAPIPWTEAIDRIASAWKAIIADHGAQAILPYSYAGTMGLVQRNAGHPFFHRLGASRLDRTICTPAKAAGLEAVLGQTPCPRPSELRDCDLVILWGINAVATSVHGLKDVREARRRGGRVWLVDTYRTPTAGEADSTFLVRPGSDGALALGIMHVLVRDGLQDRAFLAEHVQGFPELAREVLPDYPPARVEALTGLPAAEIEAMARAYGTAKAPCIVIGGGLSRYGNGAMTVRTIACLPALVGAYDRPGGGCFGSTSTGGAFAMAEITREDLLPGPVRTVNMNRLGHALGELDGPRVMSLYVYHSNPAVVAPDQNAVLAGLAREDLFTVVHERFLTDTARYADIVLPATSSLEHSDLYRSYGSYCVQRARPAVPPVGESRSNWDVFGLLAGAMGFPEPFFRQSADDLIEHLLALPSPWREGVDASALAEGRAVEVAPPPGPRFRTPSGKVELLNPREPHPLPRFLPTHAGGEAPPFALMTAPSLFGLNSSFCERDELRARRKGMRIRMNPGDAAARGLADGDPVEAFNGLGEVAFALEVSSDVPAGVLVAEGVWWLEFAPGTRTVNALTSQRLTDRGGGSTFYDNRVDIRLRSPRP, from the coding sequence ATGATCGTTCGAAGGTCCGTTTGTCCCTACGATTGCCCTGACGCCTGCGGACTCCTGGTGGAGGTTGAGGACGGCTTGGCGGTTTCCGTGAAGGGGGATCCGGAGCATCCCCACAGCCGGGGCAGCCTCTGCCCCAAAATGACCCGCTACCCGGACACCGTCCACAACCCGCGGCGTCTGACTGTTCCCCTGCTTCGCACGGGTCCCAAGGGGAGCGGCGCCTTCGCGCCCATCCCCTGGACCGAGGCCATCGACCGCATCGCCTCGGCCTGGAAGGCCATCATCGCCGACCACGGCGCCCAGGCCATCCTGCCCTATTCCTACGCGGGCACCATGGGGCTGGTGCAGCGGAACGCCGGGCATCCCTTCTTCCACCGCCTGGGGGCGAGCCGCCTGGACCGCACCATCTGCACCCCGGCCAAGGCCGCGGGCCTGGAGGCCGTGCTGGGCCAGACCCCCTGCCCCCGCCCCTCGGAGCTGCGGGACTGCGACCTGGTGATCCTGTGGGGCATCAACGCCGTGGCCACCAGCGTGCACGGGCTCAAGGACGTGCGGGAGGCGCGCCGCCGCGGGGGCCGGGTGTGGCTGGTGGACACCTACCGCACCCCCACCGCGGGCGAGGCCGACTCCACCTTCCTGGTGCGCCCCGGCAGCGACGGGGCCCTGGCCCTGGGGATCATGCACGTCCTGGTGCGCGACGGGCTCCAGGACCGCGCCTTCCTGGCGGAGCACGTCCAGGGGTTCCCGGAACTGGCCCGGGAGGTCCTGCCGGACTATCCCCCGGCGCGGGTGGAGGCCCTCACGGGCCTGCCCGCGGCGGAAATCGAGGCCATGGCCCGGGCCTACGGGACGGCCAAGGCCCCCTGCATCGTCATCGGCGGGGGCCTCTCCCGCTACGGCAACGGCGCCATGACGGTGCGCACCATCGCGTGCCTTCCCGCGCTGGTGGGCGCCTATGACCGCCCCGGCGGAGGGTGCTTCGGCTCCACGTCCACGGGCGGGGCCTTCGCCATGGCGGAGATCACCCGGGAGGACCTGCTGCCCGGACCGGTGCGCACCGTGAACATGAACCGCCTGGGCCACGCCCTGGGCGAACTGGACGGGCCGCGGGTGATGTCGCTGTACGTCTACCACTCGAACCCCGCCGTGGTGGCGCCGGACCAGAACGCGGTGCTGGCGGGGCTGGCCCGGGAGGATCTCTTCACGGTGGTGCACGAGCGCTTCCTCACGGACACGGCGCGTTACGCCGATATCGTCCTGCCCGCCACCTCCTCCCTGGAGCACAGCGACCTCTACCGGTCCTACGGCAGCTACTGCGTCCAGCGGGCCCGGCCCGCGGTGCCGCCCGTGGGGGAGAGCCGCAGCAACTGGGACGTGTTCGGGCTCCTGGCGGGGGCCATGGGCTTCCCGGAGCCCTTCTTCCGGCAGAGCGCCGACGATCTCATCGAGCACCTGCTGGCCCTGCCCAGCCCCTGGCGGGAGGGCGTCGACGCGTCGGCCCTGGCCGAAGGCAGGGCGGTGGAGGTGGCGCCGCCCCCGGGGCCCCGGTTCCGCACGCCCTCCGGGAAGGTGGAGCTCCTCAATCCCCGGGAGCCCCACCCCCTGCCCCGTTTCCTGCCCACCCACGCCGGGGGCGAGGCCCCGCCCTTCGCCCTCATGACCGCGCCGTCCCTCTTCGGCCTGAACTCCTCCTTCTGCGAGCGGGACGAGCTGCGGGCGCGCCGCAAGGGCATGCGCATCCGCATGAACCCCGGCGACGCCGCCGCCCGGGGCCTGGCCGACGGGGACCCGGTGGAGGCCTTCAACGGCCTGGGGGAGGTGGCCTTCGCCCTGGAGGTGTCGTCCGACGTGCCCGCCGGGGTCCTGGTGGCGGAGGGGGTGTGGTGGCTGGAGTTCGCCCCGGGCACCCGCACCGTGAACGCCCTGACCTCCCAGCGGCTCACGGACCGCGGGGGCGGGAGCACCTTCTACGACAACCGGGTGGACATCCGCCTGCGCTCCCCGCGGCCCTGA
- a CDS encoding sensor histidine kinase produces MNHDRRMQLQALLGALPAVALAGLLLARASGPWTVRLLLLAAVAASAWFAARGIRGRVQRPLQTLSNLLAAMREGDYSFRAREPALADALGSVYHELNTLSELLQQQRMKAMEATALLRTVMAEIDVAVFAFDGDGLLRLVNRAGAVLLGSAQERLLGRPASELGLGDALEGEASVLADMAFPGRAGRFELRRGTFRQGGRAHRLLVLSDLTRPLREEERRVWHRVIRVLGHEINNSLAPIQSLSESLLRILERQDEDWMEDARQGLGIIASRAQGLGRFMEGYTRLARLPEPRLARVDLEPLARRVAGLEQRRPVAVVPGPPVTLLADGDQIAQALINLVRNAVDAGEGPVEVRWSQGAGTVEIRVEDRGQGLPSGGNLFVPFFTTKSGGSGIGLVLSRQIAEAHGGSLVLANREDGPGARAILRLPLDPMPPAAAGEP; encoded by the coding sequence ATGAATCACGACCGGCGCATGCAGCTCCAGGCCCTCCTGGGCGCGCTGCCCGCCGTGGCCCTTGCGGGCCTCCTGCTGGCGCGGGCCTCCGGGCCCTGGACGGTGCGGCTCCTGCTCCTGGCCGCCGTCGCCGCGTCGGCCTGGTTCGCGGCGCGGGGCATCCGCGGGCGGGTGCAGCGGCCCCTCCAGACCCTCTCCAACCTCCTGGCCGCCATGCGGGAGGGGGACTACTCCTTCCGGGCCCGGGAGCCGGCGCTGGCCGACGCCCTGGGTTCGGTCTACCACGAGCTCAACACCCTGAGCGAGCTCCTGCAGCAGCAGCGCATGAAGGCCATGGAGGCCACGGCCCTCCTGAGGACGGTGATGGCGGAGATCGACGTGGCGGTCTTCGCCTTCGACGGGGACGGCCTCCTGCGCCTGGTGAACCGGGCCGGGGCGGTGCTGCTGGGCAGCGCCCAGGAGCGGCTCCTGGGGCGCCCCGCCTCCGAGCTGGGCCTGGGCGATGCCCTGGAGGGGGAGGCCTCCGTGCTGGCCGACATGGCCTTCCCGGGGCGGGCGGGGCGCTTCGAGCTGCGCCGTGGCACCTTCCGCCAGGGGGGCCGCGCCCACCGGCTCCTGGTGCTTTCCGATCTCACCCGGCCCCTGCGCGAGGAGGAGCGCAGGGTCTGGCACCGGGTCATCCGCGTGCTGGGCCACGAGATCAACAATTCCCTGGCCCCCATCCAGTCCCTTTCCGAAAGCCTGCTGCGCATCCTGGAGCGCCAGGACGAGGACTGGATGGAGGACGCCCGCCAGGGCCTGGGCATCATCGCCTCCCGGGCCCAGGGCCTGGGCCGGTTCATGGAGGGCTACACCCGCCTGGCCCGGCTCCCGGAGCCGCGCCTGGCCCGGGTGGACCTGGAACCCCTGGCGCGGCGCGTGGCGGGCCTGGAGCAGCGCCGGCCCGTGGCCGTCGTGCCCGGGCCCCCCGTGACCCTCCTGGCCGACGGCGACCAGATCGCCCAGGCCCTCATCAACCTGGTGCGCAACGCCGTGGACGCCGGGGAGGGTCCCGTGGAGGTGCGGTGGTCCCAGGGGGCCGGCACCGTGGAGATCCGCGTGGAGGACCGCGGCCAGGGGCTGCCCTCGGGCGGGAACCTCTTCGTGCCCTTCTTCACCACCAAGTCCGGCGGCAGCGGCATCGGCCTGGTGCTGAGCCGGCAGATCGCCGAGGCCCACGGCGGAAGCCTCGTCCTGGCCAACCGCGAGGACGGCCCCGGCGCCCGGGCCATCCTGAGGCTGCCCCTGGACCCCATGCCCCCCGCGGCGGCCGGCGAGCCCTGA
- a CDS encoding sigma-54-dependent transcriptional regulator translates to MPSNAPRILITDDQPDVRESLRLLLKSEGFRTDTAASPEATLAAVDAGRPDLVLMDMNYSQDTTSGQEGLALLERLAAREPALPVIVMTAWGSIDLAVEAMRRGAKDFVQKPWENARLLATLRTHLELAAALGRSRRLEAENRILREGAPAIVATSPSMVQVMEMVRRIGPSDASVLITGENGTGKSLLAQALHAASSRADKPLLTLNAGGLSEGVLESELFGHVKGAFTDAKAERAGRFELADGGTLFLDEIANAPLPLQAKLLRVLETGEFERVGSSRTLRADVRILSATNADLDAEVAAGRFRQDLRFRLDTIELRVPPLRERPEDILPLAMRFLEEKAGRYRKEVAGFDAGAQKALLAHPWRGNVRELSHAVERSLLMAPGPWITAPDLLLGARGTASTSLEDLGLEDMEALLIRKALARHGGATAAAEALGLSRSAMYRRMAKLGISP, encoded by the coding sequence ATGCCCTCGAACGCCCCCCGCATCCTGATCACCGACGACCAGCCCGATGTGAGGGAGAGCCTCCGGCTCCTCCTGAAGTCCGAAGGCTTCCGCACGGACACCGCCGCCTCCCCCGAGGCCACGCTGGCCGCCGTGGACGCGGGGCGGCCCGACCTGGTGCTCATGGATATGAACTACAGCCAGGACACCACCTCGGGCCAGGAGGGCCTGGCCCTGCTGGAGCGCCTCGCGGCCCGGGAACCGGCCCTGCCGGTGATCGTGATGACCGCCTGGGGGAGCATCGACCTGGCGGTGGAGGCCATGCGCCGGGGCGCCAAGGATTTCGTGCAGAAGCCCTGGGAGAACGCCCGGCTTCTGGCCACCCTGCGCACCCACCTGGAACTGGCCGCCGCCCTGGGCCGCAGCCGGCGCCTGGAGGCGGAGAACCGCATCCTGCGCGAGGGGGCGCCGGCCATCGTGGCCACCTCGCCCTCCATGGTGCAGGTGATGGAGATGGTGCGGCGCATCGGGCCTTCGGACGCCTCGGTGCTCATCACGGGCGAGAACGGAACCGGCAAGAGCCTCCTGGCCCAGGCCCTGCACGCCGCCAGTTCCCGGGCCGACAAGCCCCTGCTCACCCTCAACGCCGGGGGCCTTTCCGAAGGCGTGCTGGAATCCGAGCTGTTCGGCCACGTGAAGGGGGCCTTCACCGACGCCAAGGCCGAACGCGCCGGGCGCTTCGAACTGGCCGACGGCGGCACCCTCTTCCTGGACGAGATCGCCAACGCCCCGCTGCCCCTGCAGGCCAAGCTCCTGCGCGTGCTGGAAACCGGCGAGTTCGAGCGGGTGGGCTCCAGCCGCACCCTGCGCGCCGACGTGCGGATCCTCAGCGCCACCAACGCCGACCTGGACGCGGAGGTGGCCGCGGGGCGCTTCCGGCAGGACCTGCGCTTCCGCCTGGACACCATCGAGCTGCGCGTGCCCCCCCTGCGGGAGCGCCCGGAGGACATCCTGCCCCTTGCCATGCGCTTCCTGGAGGAGAAGGCCGGGCGCTACCGAAAGGAGGTCGCGGGCTTCGACGCCGGGGCCCAGAAGGCCCTCCTGGCCCACCCCTGGCGGGGCAACGTCCGCGAACTGTCCCACGCCGTGGAGCGCTCCCTGCTCATGGCCCCCGGCCCCTGGATCACGGCCCCCGACCTGCTCCTGGGGGCCCGGGGCACCGCGTCGACCTCCCTGGAGGACCTGGGCCTGGAGGACATGGAGGCCCTGCTCATCCGCAAGGCCCTGGCCCGCCACGGCGGGGCCACCGCGGCCGCGGAGGCCCTGGGGCTCTCCCGCAGCGCCATGTACCGCCGCATGGCCAAGCTGGGCATCTCCCCATGA
- a CDS encoding ABC transporter permease, with product MRPILDDLRRALRSLLQTPGFTAIAVLILALGIGANAAIFSLVDRVLLQPLPFPDSGRLVAVWGAVPVRDRSDNPLSAPDFLDWQRDAGQLEGMAALANDSLNLTGDLEPEDVPTARVSWNFFRVVGVHPALGRDFTPEEDRAEGPKAVILSHEFWTKRFGADPGLVGRSIRLSGLDTTVVGIMPKGFRFTHRIGGTSILVPIAFSREQLDQRGSHFLGAVGRLKPGASAASCEADLKRVAAGLASAYPDSNRNFTARVVPLKEQMVVNARGTLLVLTGAVAFVLLIACANLMNLMLARSARRQREMAIRAALGAGPGALVWSALAESLVLGLMGGAAGLFLGRWTLNGLVAVLGSSRIGIERMPLDARVLLFTLALSLAASLLFGLLPALNAERLHLADSLKEGKGTGTASHPRLRGLLVASETALATALLIGAGLMLRSLIHLQSVDPGFRPDHVLVARISLPRYKYPDVNVRNAFMGELQRKLEATQGIAAVGINDTPPLLGSTSSSSYDVGGEETVDGQEALNHHITPGYFKAMGIPVLQGRDIAPNEAGTMLVNEAFARKHFPRGNALEGRVSMDRREEPFLSIVGVVGDVRHSSLAQGARPEMYFPMASLTGEGFPIPSFLVVLRTVPDPAGMIPVLKRVLHEVDPDLPLGRPRTMETVLNQDRQEAQARSILLGSFAGLALLLAAVGIYAVVTFLTAQRTREIGVRMAMGAQVRDVLTLVVGQGLRMALAGIAGGVVISLAMGRVLDAQIAGVRSWDPATFALVAGLLALVGAAACLLPALRAARVDPMVALRNE from the coding sequence ATGCGCCCCATCCTCGACGACCTCCGCCGCGCCCTGCGCTCCCTGCTGCAGACCCCCGGATTCACCGCCATCGCCGTGCTGATCCTGGCCCTGGGCATCGGGGCCAACGCGGCCATCTTCAGTCTCGTGGACCGGGTGCTGCTGCAGCCGCTGCCCTTTCCGGATTCCGGCCGCCTCGTGGCGGTGTGGGGCGCCGTTCCGGTGCGGGACCGTTCCGACAATCCCCTTTCCGCCCCCGATTTCCTGGACTGGCAGCGGGACGCGGGCCAGCTGGAGGGCATGGCGGCCCTGGCCAACGATTCCCTGAACCTCACGGGGGACCTGGAGCCCGAGGACGTCCCCACGGCGCGGGTCTCCTGGAACTTCTTCCGGGTCGTGGGCGTGCACCCGGCCCTGGGCCGCGACTTCACCCCCGAGGAGGACCGCGCCGAAGGCCCCAAGGCCGTGATCCTCTCCCACGAGTTCTGGACCAAGCGCTTCGGGGCCGACCCGGGGCTCGTGGGGCGCTCCATCCGCCTGAGTGGGCTGGACACGACGGTCGTGGGCATCATGCCCAAGGGGTTCCGCTTCACCCACCGCATCGGCGGCACCAGCATCCTGGTGCCCATCGCCTTCAGCCGGGAACAGCTCGATCAGCGTGGAAGCCACTTCCTGGGCGCCGTGGGCCGCCTGAAGCCCGGCGCCTCCGCCGCCTCCTGCGAAGCGGACCTCAAGCGGGTCGCCGCGGGCCTGGCCTCGGCCTACCCCGACTCCAACCGGAACTTCACCGCCCGGGTGGTGCCCCTCAAGGAGCAGATGGTGGTCAACGCCAGGGGCACCCTCCTGGTGCTCACGGGGGCGGTGGCCTTCGTGCTCCTCATCGCCTGCGCCAACCTCATGAACCTCATGCTGGCCCGCAGCGCCCGGAGGCAGCGGGAGATGGCCATCCGCGCCGCCCTGGGCGCCGGGCCCGGCGCGCTGGTGTGGAGCGCCCTGGCCGAGAGCCTCGTGCTGGGCCTCATGGGCGGCGCCGCGGGACTCTTCCTGGGCCGCTGGACCCTGAACGGCCTGGTGGCGGTGCTGGGCTCCAGCCGCATCGGCATCGAACGCATGCCCCTGGATGCGCGGGTGCTGCTCTTCACCCTGGCGCTCTCCCTGGCGGCCTCGCTCCTCTTCGGGCTCCTGCCCGCGCTCAATGCGGAGCGGCTCCACCTGGCGGATTCCCTCAAGGAGGGCAAGGGCACCGGCACGGCCTCCCACCCGCGCCTCCGGGGCCTCCTGGTGGCCTCCGAGACGGCCCTGGCCACCGCCCTGCTCATCGGCGCCGGGCTGATGCTCCGCAGCCTCATCCACCTGCAGAGCGTGGACCCGGGCTTCCGCCCGGATCACGTCCTCGTGGCCCGGATCTCCCTCCCCCGCTACAAGTACCCCGACGTCAACGTCCGCAACGCCTTCATGGGCGAGCTGCAGCGCAAGCTGGAGGCCACCCAGGGCATCGCGGCCGTGGGCATCAACGACACGCCGCCGCTGCTGGGCTCCACCAGCTCGAGTTCCTACGACGTGGGCGGCGAGGAGACCGTGGACGGGCAGGAGGCCCTGAACCACCACATCACGCCCGGCTATTTCAAGGCCATGGGCATCCCCGTCCTCCAGGGCCGGGATATCGCGCCCAACGAGGCCGGGACCATGCTCGTGAACGAGGCCTTCGCCCGCAAGCACTTCCCCCGGGGCAACGCCCTGGAGGGCCGGGTATCCATGGACCGCAGGGAGGAGCCCTTCCTTTCCATCGTCGGGGTGGTGGGGGACGTGCGCCATTCCAGCCTGGCCCAGGGCGCCCGGCCTGAAATGTACTTCCCCATGGCCAGCCTGACCGGGGAGGGCTTTCCCATCCCCAGCTTCCTGGTGGTGCTGCGCACCGTGCCGGACCCCGCAGGCATGATCCCCGTGCTCAAGCGGGTCCTCCACGAGGTGGACCCCGATCTGCCCCTGGGCCGGCCCCGGACCATGGAGACGGTCCTGAACCAGGACCGCCAGGAGGCCCAGGCCCGGAGCATCCTGCTGGGGTCCTTCGCCGGACTTGCGCTGCTGCTGGCGGCGGTGGGCATCTACGCGGTGGTCACCTTCCTCACCGCCCAGCGCACCCGGGAGATCGGCGTGCGCATGGCCATGGGCGCCCAGGTGCGCGACGTGCTGACGCTGGTGGTGGGGCAGGGGCTCCGCATGGCCCTGGCCGGCATCGCCGGGGGGGTGGTCATCTCCCTGGCCATGGGCCGGGTCCTGGATGCCCAGATCGCGGGCGTGAGGTCCTGGGATCCCGCCACCTTCGCCCTGGTGGCGGGCCTGCTGGCCCTGGTGGGCGCCGCGGCCTGCCTCCTGCCCGCGTTGAGGGCCGCCAGGGTGGACCCCATGGTGGCCCTGCGGAACGAGTAG
- a CDS encoding ABC transporter ATP-binding protein: MSPRSIIQLDAIRKVFTTDEVETHALSDIHLEIQEGEFISIAGPSGCGKSTLLSILGLLDTPTHGRYTLNGKPVAGLNLSERARIRNHEIGFIFQSFNLIGDLTVYENVELPLVYRGLPLGERRTRVMEALEEVGMSHRSKHLPSQLSGGQQQRVAVARAVGGRPSILLADEPTGNLDSTNGDAVMDLLKELHRRGSTICMVTHDQRFAQHADRTIHLFDGRVVEESFAKA, translated from the coding sequence ATGTCCCCCCGATCCATCATCCAGCTCGACGCCATCCGGAAGGTCTTCACCACGGACGAGGTGGAGACCCACGCCCTGTCCGACATCCACCTGGAGATCCAGGAGGGGGAGTTCATCTCCATCGCCGGGCCCAGCGGCTGCGGGAAGTCCACCCTCCTGTCCATCCTCGGGCTGCTGGACACGCCCACCCACGGCCGCTACACCCTCAACGGCAAGCCGGTGGCGGGCCTCAACCTCTCGGAGCGGGCCCGCATCCGCAACCACGAGATCGGCTTCATCTTCCAGAGCTTCAACCTCATCGGCGACCTCACCGTGTACGAGAACGTCGAACTGCCCCTGGTGTACCGCGGCCTGCCCCTGGGCGAACGGCGCACCCGGGTGATGGAGGCCCTGGAGGAGGTGGGCATGTCGCACCGCTCCAAGCACCTCCCCAGCCAGCTCTCCGGAGGCCAGCAGCAGCGCGTGGCCGTGGCCCGCGCCGTGGGGGGGCGGCCTTCCATCCTCCTGGCCGACGAGCCCACCGGCAACCTCGATTCCACCAACGGCGATGCCGTCATGGACCTGCTGAAGGAGCTCCACCGCCGGGGTTCCACCATCTGCATGGTCACCCACGACCAGCGCTTCGCCCAGCACGCCGACCGGACCATCCACCTCTTCGACGGGCGGGTGGTCGAGGAATCCTTCGCCAAGGCCTGA